One region of Brassica napus cultivar Da-Ae chromosome A10, Da-Ae, whole genome shotgun sequence genomic DNA includes:
- the LOC106405348 gene encoding pectinesterase inhibitor 4 gives MSQFLYSLTLVFVFLASANTQITADTSPSYSKNHKMFVKTACNSTTYPDKCYKSLSSYSSTIKSDPIKLCTTALKLNVNSAKEAASVISKLLKKSQKSAAGRKNKMLPEKLILRDCLEEMRDTIVELKQAITEMKTLRDGDSVPEHMTNVRTWVSAALTDEGTCTDGFEEIKVNKETKKKVTKVVEELATTTSNTLALITNLSY, from the coding sequence ATGTCGCAGTTTTTGTACTCTCTAACGCTCGTCTTCGTTTTCCTCGCATCAGCAAACACACAAATAACAGCAGACACTTCACCATCCTACTCCAAAAACCACAAAATGTTCGTGAAGACAGCATGCAATTCGACAACATACCCTGACAAATGCTACAAGTCCTTATCCTCATACTCATCTACCATCAAATCCGACCCGATAAAGCTATGCACCACAGCGCTCAAGCTCAACGTGAATTCCGCAAAAGAAGCAGCTTCCGTCATCTCTAAGCTTCTCAAAAAGTCTCAGAAATCCGCAGCCGGACGAAAGAATAAAATGTTACCGGAGAAGCTTATCCTCAGGGACTGCCTTGAGGAGATGAGGGACACAATTGTTGAGCTGAAGCAAGCGATCACAGAGATGAAGACTCTACGAGATGGTGACTCTGTGCCTGAGCATATGACGAACGTCAGGACATGGGTGAGCGCGGCATTGACGGACGAAGGGACTTGTACGGACGGGTTCGAAGAGATAAAAGTGAATAAAGAAACTAAGAAGAAGGTAACGAAGGTTGTTGAGGAACTTGCAACGACGACTAGTAATACTTTGGCGCTTATTACAAATCTAAGTTACTAG